One Tolypothrix bouteillei VB521301 DNA window includes the following coding sequences:
- a CDS encoding RNA-guided endonuclease InsQ/TnpB family protein, with the protein MQVSYQYKLRPRENQSKVMDSWLDMQRSLFNWFLADRIDGYYQTFVMGEYCDIRTRTEQCPLTCSLSKNSNLHNPWKNPDKNGVVKKRSASLMQDAYLAEMKQARPWYKTIHSNVLQMLVKRLECSMEGFFKHGRGFPSFKNRSNFRSFQYKPGDVKLDGNKIYLPLIGWMRFYNSRPIPQGFQIRTVTLRKKADGWYTSILIRDDSVPDYPTPKEVNTIVGVDMGLTKLVHCSDGSEFDNPRPSTSKKGKRTLKIRQRRLSRKKKGSANRKKEAQKLARLHKKRADKRSAYQWLVASKIVRKADAISVEDLNIKGMKARCKPKPDDVKQGRFLKNGQSAKRGLNRSISDASWGTLIEKIQYAAAKSGKSFFKVDPKNTSRTCSKCGVVDALSRFGEKFVCTSCGHEAHADKQAAVNIKTRAVQQNGLTIKKLKKVRRDSAEPKQLILFETPNPELTAIKRRHRASNGKRGVPGNPPTSVLLSLWDNAEMAYSRESHPF; encoded by the coding sequence ATGCAAGTTAGTTACCAGTACAAATTGCGCCCTAGGGAAAATCAATCAAAAGTTATGGATTCGTGGTTGGATATGCAGCGTAGTTTGTTTAACTGGTTTCTGGCTGACCGTATTGACGGCTATTATCAAACCTTTGTTATGGGTGAGTATTGCGATATTAGAACAAGAACTGAGCAATGCCCATTAACTTGTTCGTTGAGCAAGAACTCAAATTTGCACAATCCTTGGAAAAACCCAGACAAAAACGGAGTAGTCAAAAAGCGTTCTGCAAGTTTAATGCAAGATGCTTATTTGGCAGAAATGAAGCAAGCTAGACCTTGGTATAAGACAATCCACTCAAACGTGTTGCAAATGCTGGTAAAGCGTCTTGAGTGTTCTATGGAAGGCTTCTTTAAACATGGTCGTGGGTTTCCTTCATTTAAGAACAGGTCTAACTTTCGCTCTTTCCAGTACAAGCCAGGTGACGTTAAGCTCGACGGGAATAAAATATATCTGCCATTAATAGGGTGGATGCGTTTTTATAATTCTCGTCCTATCCCACAAGGATTCCAGATCCGTACCGTAACACTGCGTAAAAAAGCAGATGGTTGGTACACGAGTATATTAATTAGAGATGATTCAGTTCCTGATTATCCAACCCCAAAAGAAGTTAATACTATTGTGGGAGTGGATATGGGATTGACTAAGCTTGTTCATTGCTCAGATGGTTCTGAGTTTGACAATCCTCGTCCTAGTACGTCCAAGAAAGGTAAACGCACTCTAAAAATCAGGCAGCGACGTTTATCTAGGAAAAAGAAAGGTAGCGCAAACCGCAAGAAAGAGGCGCAAAAACTGGCTCGACTCCACAAAAAACGCGCTGATAAACGTAGTGCCTACCAATGGCTAGTTGCCAGCAAGATAGTTAGAAAAGCTGACGCTATTAGCGTGGAAGATCTCAACATCAAAGGGATGAAAGCAAGGTGTAAGCCTAAGCCTGATGATGTTAAACAAGGTCGATTTCTCAAGAATGGTCAATCCGCTAAACGCGGTTTGAATCGTTCTATTTCAGATGCTTCATGGGGAACTTTGATAGAAAAAATTCAGTACGCGGCTGCGAAGTCGGGAAAAAGTTTTTTCAAGGTTGATCCAAAAAACACGAGCCGTACTTGTTCCAAGTGTGGTGTCGTTGATGCCTTGTCTCGCTTTGGAGAAAAGTTTGTTTGCACATCGTGCGGACATGAAGCGCACGCAGACAAACAAGCGGCAGTTAACATTAAAACCCGTGCTGTACAACAAAACGGGTTAACAATCAAGAAACTTAAAAAGGTACGCAGGGACTCTGCGGAACCCAAACAATTAATATTGTTTGAAACGCCCAACCCTGAATTAACAGCGATTAAAAGGAGACACCGTGCCAGCAATGGCAAGCGCGGTGTGCCTGGGAACCCGCCAACCTCAGTACTACTGAGTCTGTGGGATAACGCGGAAATGGCATATTCGCGTGAATCCCACCCCTTCTAG
- a CDS encoding type II toxin-antitoxin system HicB family antitoxin, which translates to MNFLLNYTIVIRPDDNGTFVAYLPAIPGCHAWGQTPDEARTELVCVFEMIKQEYEEQGRSLPNDVDLVIANAS; encoded by the coding sequence ATGAATTTTTTACTGAACTATACTATTGTTATACGTCCTGATGATAATGGTACTTTTGTCGCTTATCTTCCAGCAATTCCTGGCTGTCATGCATGGGGACAAACCCCAGATGAAGCTCGTACTGAACTGGTTTGTGTTTTTGAAATGATTAAGCAAGAATACGAAGAACAAGGACGTTCTCTCCCTAATGATGTCGATCTAGTAATTGCCAATGCCAGCTAA
- a CDS encoding peptidylprolyl isomerase, which produces MTPILQIGSQTITKTNIVPLLKQYGILPQLVQEMVVESAISNITLSPEETAQIYKQFYQQQQLNSDTELEAWLQARGIDRKQLDYQVTRNVKLETFKKTTWGDKLQSYFVQRKAKLDRVVYSLIRVKDICIAQELYFRIQEGEQSFSELAREYSDGPEAQTGGILGPVELGVPHPALAKMLSSVQPGQLLPPTPLGDWIVILRLEKFLPAQLDEATKQRLLNELYENWLQTQLKECMQNLKEDFPEIQDEHKEVKSA; this is translated from the coding sequence ATGACTCCCATTTTACAAATAGGTTCGCAAACAATTACAAAAACTAACATTGTTCCTCTACTAAAGCAGTACGGAATACTACCGCAGTTGGTACAAGAAATGGTTGTAGAATCGGCAATTTCTAATATTACCCTATCACCAGAAGAAACAGCTCAGATTTACAAGCAGTTTTATCAACAGCAACAGTTGAATTCCGATACAGAGCTTGAAGCTTGGTTGCAAGCCCGTGGAATAGACCGCAAACAACTCGATTATCAAGTGACCCGTAACGTCAAACTTGAAACCTTCAAAAAAACGACTTGGGGAGATAAATTGCAATCTTACTTTGTCCAACGCAAAGCAAAGTTAGATAGAGTTGTGTATTCGCTGATACGGGTAAAAGACATTTGTATTGCCCAAGAATTGTACTTCCGAATTCAAGAAGGAGAACAATCGTTTAGCGAACTCGCTCGCGAATATTCAGATGGTCCGGAAGCACAAACAGGCGGTATACTCGGTCCTGTAGAGTTAGGAGTTCCCCATCCAGCCTTAGCAAAAATGCTGTCATCCGTTCAGCCCGGTCAACTTTTACCACCCACGCCTTTAGGTGATTGGATCGTCATACTGCGGCTTGAAAAGTTTTTACCAGCACAATTAGATGAAGCAACAAAGCAACGTCTGCTGAACGAATTATATGAGAATTGGCTGCAAACTCAGTTAAAAGAGTGCATGCAAAATCTTAAAGAGGATTTTCCAGAAATTCAAGACGAACACAAGGAAGTTAAGAGTGCTTGA
- a CDS encoding bacteriorhodopsin, whose product MTQAWLWIGVISMALGSVFFGFGAHNAKSERWKILHTLNFFICLIAAGLYLAMALGLGVNIINDRPTYWVRFLTWFFSTPLLLLDLTFLGRTSLPITGSLLGANAYMLATGFVATVTPKPMSYIWYVTSCAAYLAIVYLLVKPYRVEAERQHPRAKQAFRKLVTVHLVLWTLYPIVWILSPEGFRAFGQGSETMFYTLLDIASKVGFGFLSLNTLHTLEQTRESVRETLMANG is encoded by the coding sequence ATGACTCAAGCTTGGCTTTGGATTGGTGTCATTAGCATGGCACTGGGAAGTGTTTTTTTTGGATTTGGCGCACATAATGCCAAAAGCGAACGCTGGAAAATTTTGCACACGCTCAATTTTTTTATTTGCTTAATTGCGGCTGGGCTTTACTTAGCAATGGCATTGGGTTTGGGAGTTAATATTATTAACGATCGCCCTACCTACTGGGTGCGATTCCTAACTTGGTTTTTTTCAACGCCCCTTTTGCTACTGGATTTAACTTTTCTAGGAAGAACGAGTTTACCCATTACAGGTAGCTTGCTGGGAGCCAATGCCTATATGCTAGCGACTGGCTTTGTTGCTACAGTAACACCCAAGCCCATGAGTTACATTTGGTATGTAACGAGTTGTGCTGCATATCTAGCAATTGTTTATCTACTTGTAAAACCATATCGAGTTGAGGCTGAACGCCAACATCCGAGAGCGAAGCAAGCTTTCCGCAAGCTAGTAACGGTACATTTGGTATTATGGACACTTTATCCAATTGTATGGATTCTCAGCCCAGAAGGGTTTAGAGCCTTTGGTCAAGGTTCTGAGACAATGTTTTATACGCTGCTAGACATTGCTTCTAAAGTTGGTTTTGGTTTTCTCTCTTTGAACACTTTACACACTTTAGAACAGACAAGAGAATCAGTAAGAGAAACTCTAATGGCTAATGGCTAA
- a CDS encoding CPBP family intramembrane glutamic endopeptidase, whose protein sequence is MAQQHKHEPEVPYLTRTQVLVAMGVTAVILWIVAKLWLRFGNITLMSWRWQQTELMLGAFLGLSITTLSGIVYRLWTPYRRSANYYLEMVLKPLALPDIVWLGLLPGLSEELLFRGVMVPALGFNHLAVIISSVCFGILHLSGPQQWPYVVWATVVGLLLGYSALLSGNLLVPIVAHVIANVISSFLWKVGQSSLKI, encoded by the coding sequence GTGGCACAACAGCACAAGCACGAGCCAGAAGTTCCATACCTGACACGCACCCAAGTGTTGGTGGCGATGGGAGTAACTGCAGTTATTTTGTGGATAGTCGCTAAACTGTGGTTGCGCTTTGGCAATATTACTTTAATGTCCTGGCGTTGGCAACAAACTGAGTTAATGCTAGGAGCCTTTTTGGGTCTATCTATCACCACTTTAAGTGGCATAGTCTATCGCCTTTGGACTCCTTACCGTAGAAGTGCAAACTATTACTTAGAAATGGTATTGAAGCCCCTTGCTTTACCAGACATCGTTTGGTTGGGGCTACTACCTGGTTTGAGTGAAGAATTGTTATTTCGCGGTGTTATGGTACCAGCCTTAGGCTTCAATCATTTAGCTGTCATCATATCTAGCGTTTGCTTTGGTATCTTACACCTAAGCGGTCCTCAACAATGGCCTTATGTAGTTTGGGCGACTGTTGTTGGATTGTTACTAGGATACAGCGCTCTTTTGAGCGGTAATTTACTGGTGCCAATTGTTGCTCATGTGATTGCCAATGTGATTTCTAGCTTTCTATGGAAGGTTGGACAGTCGTCACTCAAGATATAG
- a CDS encoding 2Fe-2S iron-sulfur cluster-binding protein yields MPTTHTVEIIHQGKTHTLQVAENETILSVADAASLELPSSCHAGVCTTCAAQIISGTVDQTDGMGVSPDLQKQGYVLLCVAYPRSDLKIETEKEEIVYQLQFGK; encoded by the coding sequence ATGCCCACAACACACACAGTTGAAATTATCCACCAAGGCAAAACTCATACTTTGCAAGTTGCCGAAAATGAAACCATCCTATCAGTCGCTGATGCTGCTAGTTTAGAGTTGCCGAGTTCCTGTCATGCAGGAGTTTGCACGACTTGTGCAGCTCAAATTATTTCCGGAACTGTGGATCAAACTGATGGCATGGGCGTTAGTCCAGACCTTCAAAAGCAGGGCTACGTATTGCTTTGTGTCGCCTATCCTCGCTCTGATTTGAAAATTGAAACTGAGAAAGAAGAAATAGTTTATCAGTTGCAATTTGGTAAATAG
- a CDS encoding DUF981 family protein: protein MFINYISLMLINLVAGLFLLASYVYYGLDQANQKRWIPGFGITGAIALLTGLHMTFTWPVRGSFNIAYGETTILFGILFIATSIALAQGWDLITIAIYGFFAGLAALLIGIRIINLDLTKRPLLTGIGFILTGLAGIFAAPTLYLRTNRTLRLVGTIILIAAAFIFALTGYLTYWGHMADYSNWQPLPMRTP from the coding sequence GTGTTTATTAATTACATCTCTTTAATGTTAATAAATCTCGTAGCAGGGCTGTTTCTTCTTGCTAGTTACGTTTACTATGGTTTGGACCAAGCCAATCAAAAACGTTGGATTCCCGGTTTTGGTATAACAGGAGCGATCGCACTCTTGACTGGCTTACACATGACTTTTACTTGGCCAGTTCGAGGAAGTTTCAATATTGCCTATGGTGAAACAACTATTTTATTTGGAATTTTGTTTATTGCTACTTCCATAGCTCTAGCCCAAGGGTGGGATTTAATTACGATTGCTATTTACGGATTTTTTGCAGGGCTTGCTGCTCTTTTAATTGGTATACGTATTATTAATCTAGATTTAACAAAACGTCCCTTGCTTACAGGAATTGGATTTATCCTAACAGGATTGGCTGGAATTTTTGCAGCACCAACACTCTATTTACGTACCAATCGTACTCTAAGGTTAGTTGGCACAATTATTCTGATAGCAGCAGCTTTCATTTTTGCTTTAACTGGGTATTTAACCTATTGGGGTCATATGGCTGACTACTCAAACTGGCAACCATTACCTATGAGAACCCCTTAG
- a CDS encoding type II toxin-antitoxin system HicA family toxin, whose amino-acid sequence MPAKASELQRVARKLGFEKVRQKGSHSRWQHSDGRATTIPVHANAEIGSWLFHQILKQLGITEEEFNQLR is encoded by the coding sequence ATGCCAGCTAAAGCCAGCGAATTACAACGAGTTGCTCGGAAACTAGGGTTTGAAAAGGTGAGACAAAAAGGGAGTCACAGTCGTTGGCAACATTCAGATGGACGAGCAACCACTATTCCCGTTCATGCTAACGCTGAAATTGGTAGTTGGTTGTTTCATCAGATTCTTAAGCAATTGGGTATTACAGAGGAAGAATTTAACCAGTTACGCTAG
- the acnB gene encoding bifunctional aconitate hydratase 2/2-methylisocitrate dehydratase: MLESYRRHVTERAALGIPPLPLDAKQTSELCELLKNPPAGEEETLLHLLRDRVSPGVDPAAYVKAGFLTAIAKKEVTSPLISPIAAVQWLGTMVGGYNVQSLIELLQTPTTSLSDSSETPLVMKGQGKEPIAAYAAEALSKTLLVYDSFHDILELSKTNPFAKQVIDSWAEAEWFTSRPTLPEFINVTVFKVPGETNTDDLSPATQATTRPDIPLHALAMLESRLPGSLQTIAELKKKGFPIAYVGDVVGTGSSRKSAINSVLWHIGHDIPYVPNKRSGGYILGGTIAPIFFNTAEDAGALPIQCDVTKMETGMVITIYPHRGEITNADGEVISTFTLKPDTILDEVRAGGRIPLLIGRTLTDKTRLALGLEPSTIFIRPKQPADTGKGYTLAQKMVGKACGLPGVRPGTSCEPLVTTVGSQDTTGPMTRDELKELACLGFSADLTLQTFCHTAAYPKPVDIKTQKELPDFFASRGGVALRPGDGIIHSWLNRMLLPDTVGTGGDSHTRFPLGISFPGGSGLVAFAAALGVMPLDMPESVLVRFKGELQPGITLRDIVNAIPYVAIQKGLLTVEKQNKKNVFAGRILEMEGLPDLKVEQAFELTDATAERSCAGCTIKLSVETISEYLRSNIALLKNMVARGYQDARTLMRRVAKMEEWLANPVLLEADADAEYAEIIEIDLNEIKEPIVAAPNDPDNVKLLSEVANDPVQEVFLGSCMTNIGHYRAMAKVLDGAGAVKTRLWVSPPTRMDEQQLKEEGVYGIFGAAGARTEMPGCSLCMGNQARVADGVTVFSTSTRNFNNRMGKDARVYLGSAELAAVCALLGRIPTVQEYLDIVANKIHPFADNLYRYLNFDQIAGFEDEGRVIPLEQMPKIEDILGMPAASKK, from the coding sequence ATGTTAGAATCATACCGCAGACACGTTACAGAAAGAGCCGCCCTTGGAATCCCCCCCTTACCGTTAGATGCAAAACAAACATCAGAATTATGTGAATTACTGAAAAATCCTCCTGCGGGTGAAGAAGAGACATTACTGCATTTGTTGCGCGATCGCGTTTCTCCTGGGGTCGATCCTGCAGCGTATGTCAAAGCAGGATTTCTCACTGCCATCGCAAAAAAGGAAGTAACTAGCCCCTTGATTTCACCTATTGCTGCAGTGCAATGGTTGGGTACGATGGTAGGTGGTTACAACGTCCAATCGTTAATTGAACTTTTGCAAACTCCCACCACATCCCTATCGGATTCTTCGGAAACACCCCTAGTGATGAAAGGGCAAGGAAAGGAACCGATAGCCGCCTATGCAGCAGAGGCATTAAGCAAAACCCTTTTGGTGTATGATTCCTTCCACGATATTCTAGAATTATCTAAAACTAATCCTTTCGCCAAACAGGTCATTGATTCTTGGGCAGAAGCTGAATGGTTTACATCTCGTCCAACATTACCAGAATTCATCAATGTCACTGTCTTCAAAGTACCGGGCGAGACAAATACCGATGACTTATCCCCCGCAACTCAGGCTACCACACGTCCCGATATTCCCCTACACGCCTTGGCAATGTTGGAAAGTAGATTGCCAGGTTCGCTGCAAACTATCGCTGAGTTAAAGAAAAAAGGTTTTCCCATAGCTTACGTTGGGGATGTGGTAGGGACTGGTTCCTCCCGCAAGTCGGCAATTAACTCCGTACTGTGGCACATCGGGCATGATATTCCTTATGTACCCAACAAGCGATCGGGAGGGTATATTTTAGGCGGTACCATCGCGCCCATATTCTTTAATACTGCAGAAGATGCTGGTGCTTTACCCATCCAGTGCGATGTCACAAAGATGGAAACCGGGATGGTCATTACTATCTACCCGCATAGAGGAGAAATTACCAACGCAGATGGCGAAGTAATTTCCACCTTCACCCTCAAACCCGACACAATACTTGATGAAGTCCGTGCTGGCGGACGCATACCCTTACTGATCGGACGTACCCTCACGGATAAAACCAGACTTGCGCTTGGTTTAGAACCCAGCACCATCTTTATCCGTCCCAAGCAACCCGCCGACACGGGCAAAGGTTATACCTTGGCACAAAAAATGGTAGGTAAAGCTTGCGGTTTACCAGGAGTTCGTCCCGGTACATCCTGCGAACCGCTTGTGACAACCGTTGGTTCTCAGGATACAACAGGACCGATGACCCGCGATGAATTAAAAGAACTTGCTTGTCTCGGTTTCTCTGCTGACTTGACGCTTCAGACTTTCTGTCATACAGCAGCTTATCCCAAACCAGTTGATATCAAAACTCAAAAGGAACTACCCGACTTCTTCGCCTCTCGTGGGGGTGTTGCTTTACGTCCCGGCGATGGTATCATTCACTCTTGGTTAAACCGGATGTTGTTACCAGATACCGTAGGAACAGGTGGAGACTCCCACACTCGTTTCCCTCTAGGTATTTCCTTCCCCGGTGGTTCTGGACTGGTGGCGTTTGCTGCAGCATTGGGTGTGATGCCATTAGATATGCCAGAATCCGTGTTGGTAAGGTTTAAAGGAGAGTTGCAACCCGGTATTACTCTCAGGGATATAGTGAATGCCATTCCCTATGTAGCAATTCAGAAAGGTTTGCTTACAGTAGAGAAGCAGAACAAGAAAAATGTCTTTGCTGGGCGAATTCTGGAAATGGAAGGCTTGCCAGATTTGAAAGTTGAGCAAGCGTTTGAACTGACTGATGCAACTGCCGAACGTTCTTGTGCTGGTTGTACAATCAAATTGAGCGTTGAGACAATTTCAGAATATCTGCGTTCCAACATAGCTCTGTTGAAGAACATGGTAGCACGGGGTTATCAAGATGCCCGTACTCTCATGCGGCGCGTTGCCAAGATGGAAGAGTGGTTGGCAAACCCGGTACTCTTAGAAGCAGATGCGGATGCAGAATATGCAGAAATTATCGAAATTGATTTGAACGAAATCAAAGAACCCATTGTAGCTGCGCCTAACGACCCCGATAACGTGAAATTATTATCGGAAGTTGCTAATGACCCAGTACAAGAAGTATTCCTTGGTTCTTGTATGACAAATATCGGTCATTATCGTGCCATGGCAAAGGTGTTGGATGGTGCGGGTGCAGTGAAAACGCGCTTGTGGGTTTCTCCACCAACTCGCATGGACGAACAGCAACTAAAAGAAGAAGGTGTTTATGGTATTTTTGGTGCTGCGGGTGCGCGGACAGAAATGCCAGGTTGCAGTTTGTGTATGGGTAACCAGGCGCGAGTTGCTGATGGCGTAACGGTGTTTTCTACTTCTACCCGCAACTTCAATAACCGCATGGGTAAAGATGCACGAGTTTATCTCGGTTCAGCGGAATTAGCTGCAGTTTGTGCGCTGTTGGGAAGGATTCCAACCGTGCAGGAATATTTAGATATTGTGGCAAACAAGATTCATCCTTTTGCTGATAATTTGTATCGGTATTTGAATTTCGATCAAATTGCTGGTTTTGAGGATGAAGGGCGGGTCATTCCGTTAGAACAAATGCCCAAAATAGAAGACATTTTGGGTATGCCTGCAGCGTCTAAAAAGTAG
- a CDS encoding DUF3326 domain-containing protein, which yields MNLYTSILIVPTGVGASIGGYAGDALPVAKAVAGVCDRLITHPNVLNGANLYWNLPNALYVEGYGLDKFAAGEWGLRPVYRNRIGLILDQGIEPELQLRHLQAADAARATLGLSLTDYVITDAPLKVQLQTSASGASWGTIGNPDSLLRAASVLIEKAGAEAIAVVARFPDNIDEEIEQKYRQGQGVDPIAGAEAVISHLIVRTFQIPCAHSPAFLPPPLDANLSPRSAAEELGYTFLTSVLVGLSRAPQFLVAESHQLSESETKISPKIGAKTGDIWVNQVDAAIVPATACGSSALLSLSRTQRCQIVTVAENHTQLQVSPQPLGLKSIQVNSYLEAIGVLVAHQAGIDPSTLSSKISRLRLLQYER from the coding sequence GTGAATTTATATACATCAATTTTAATTGTACCAACTGGTGTGGGAGCATCCATTGGCGGCTATGCAGGAGATGCATTGCCAGTGGCAAAAGCTGTGGCTGGGGTTTGCGATCGCTTGATTACTCACCCAAATGTTCTCAATGGAGCAAATCTCTACTGGAATTTACCCAATGCTCTTTACGTAGAAGGTTACGGGCTTGACAAATTTGCCGCCGGTGAGTGGGGACTTCGCCCTGTCTATCGGAATCGAATAGGTTTGATTTTAGACCAAGGAATTGAACCGGAGTTACAATTGCGGCACCTGCAAGCAGCAGATGCAGCTAGAGCTACACTGGGTTTATCTTTAACAGATTATGTCATAACTGATGCTCCACTAAAAGTACAATTACAGACATCGGCTTCGGGAGCAAGTTGGGGAACAATCGGTAACCCAGATAGCCTGTTGAGAGCAGCATCCGTCTTAATTGAAAAAGCAGGGGCAGAAGCGATCGCCGTTGTTGCGCGTTTTCCCGATAACATAGATGAGGAAATAGAGCAAAAGTACCGTCAAGGGCAAGGAGTCGATCCCATAGCAGGTGCAGAAGCAGTCATCAGTCACTTAATTGTTAGAACTTTTCAGATCCCTTGCGCCCATTCCCCCGCTTTTTTACCTCCTCCCCTCGATGCCAATTTATCTCCCCGCTCTGCTGCTGAAGAATTGGGTTATACTTTTTTAACAAGCGTGCTTGTTGGTTTGAGTCGCGCACCCCAATTTTTAGTAGCGGAAAGTCATCAATTGTCCGAGTCTGAAACCAAAATAAGCCCCAAAATTGGAGCCAAAACAGGAGACATTTGGGTTAATCAAGTTGATGCGGCAATTGTACCTGCAACTGCTTGTGGTAGTAGCGCTTTACTAAGCTTAAGCCGCACTCAGCGATGCCAAATCGTGACAGTGGCAGAAAATCACACTCAACTACAAGTATCACCCCAACCATTGGGGCTCAAATCAATACAAGTCAATTCATATCTAGAAGCCATAGGTGTATTGGTCGCCCACCAAGCGGGGATCGACCCATCCACCCTCAGTTCTAAAATATCCCGATTGCGATTATTACAATATGAAAGATAA
- the purN gene encoding phosphoribosylglycinamide formyltransferase, giving the protein MSQNSITDTLDVSLISPSITSYKSIDGTLKLGIMASGNGSNFEAIAQAIDDGRLSAKIQVLIYNNPDAYAAVRAEKRGVPVVLLNHRDYKRRQDLDRQIVQTFQQYGVEWIVMAGWMRLATSILIDAFPNRILNIHPSLLPSFKGAYAIEAALAAGVKIAGCTVHLICLEMDSGPIVMQAAVPVLPDDTPETLHARIQVQEHRILPDAIALAALSHSNLRRKPTS; this is encoded by the coding sequence ATGAGTCAAAATTCCATAACTGACACGCTAGATGTTAGCTTGATTTCTCCAAGCATTACCAGTTACAAATCGATAGATGGTACTTTAAAACTGGGAATTATGGCTTCGGGAAATGGTAGTAATTTTGAAGCTATTGCTCAAGCAATTGACGATGGACGCTTATCTGCTAAAATTCAAGTTTTAATTTACAACAACCCCGATGCTTATGCTGCAGTACGAGCAGAAAAGAGGGGCGTACCTGTAGTACTTCTCAATCACCGCGACTACAAACGCCGTCAAGATTTGGACAGGCAAATCGTGCAGACTTTTCAGCAATACGGTGTGGAATGGATCGTTATGGCAGGTTGGATGCGACTGGCAACTTCTATTTTAATAGACGCTTTCCCTAACAGAATTCTTAATATTCATCCAAGCTTGTTGCCTAGTTTTAAGGGAGCGTATGCTATAGAAGCAGCACTTGCTGCGGGAGTAAAGATTGCTGGCTGTACGGTGCATCTTATTTGTTTGGAAATGGATAGCGGTCCCATTGTGATGCAAGCTGCTGTACCCGTGTTACCCGACGATACACCAGAAACACTTCACGCTAGGATTCAAGTGCAAGAGCATCGCATCTTACCAGATGCGATCGCTCTTGCCGCACTATCTCACAGTAATTTAAGGCGGAAGCCCACCAGTTAA